Proteins encoded in a region of the Triplophysa rosa linkage group LG6, Trosa_1v2, whole genome shotgun sequence genome:
- the parp14rs1 gene encoding poly(ADP-ribose) polymerase family member 14-related sequence 1 isoform X1, producing the protein MADEFPYALCVEGQWDPKTPKIKNKLTIYFQSKKSDGGDCGVDSDDTDGRRATVRFREVEVRQRVLLKNTHELKIGQQTFTMTVGLPPSEASKPDESASSASKLSSEPIQHSVGLEITKRKAEPCSVQQSSTLDLKKPRLLGELKSEALKEAEPIEEEEETTCRQAVIENVQNVSQDFLVMLVENVLKGSTAESKDFSIEVIPESNCAVVTLSSNKDLQNFIMSGSGNTIMKKKNMNVRLLEMTSKVKAEGLPPSTVSEILPLYFERFGEVEDDVVMFENDQSAIITFKDPKDVCKVINVQHNLKKQPFRVLPYYETLQTALYGKNRPCLRLPEEFTENIDPTLWHHLNKSQKSLDVITRAMSTSFCKMDLSSPAVSITPLPSLLQQGGQTRKLIQTWRENTSTVFSASMSNFKSFELDIQKDAWSEIEPEIKKAVAAAPVTLVPEVHQGSMAVVGLKEDVTRIETVLEDIVETVTKRIQREKGSVTEDIDMSPSIHKIVFCDDVKQKFCNTFPELEIKYLAHNQKITLYGLKTEVLETKNKILEDFVSLIRKPVELHQSLLDFLHNKDLEEMSTALFFTKRINVALEVKDERAVLIGKTDMALKDGEKQLKTQLGYLSFDVEDAGVLRRSDWQDIVSNIKNTESRVTIQTTVNQVLISGFAPFIKDVEKQLRDFVQENSCIEKSLKAHKTVITFIQDHQTQDWFEEVKGKVNVQFKDENIVISGPRFHVSHYVPMFEKLLTSTHHCIMKIAKPGAKKFFKEKESMYVPLAKTKTGCLVQLIDEDDHHGPVKSAIKHVYQFKTPEGVEITVNKADMCTFQADAVVSASNEALVLDGGLSKALSNADANLQDACKQYVTKRKVTVGDAVVLDAGGHLRCKHVIFALAPQYSPAKHHEAVGLLKKTVKKSLNRADQENCQSVAITAIGSGGFQFPPDLCADTIVKSIKEFCEFVGDSVLRTIHLVDNNDVTVQAFEAAAKKIYGVSAVGLGATGGSSSSQQQSQAKASSSQSQVHSTAPSQGASQSVQTKEGLTISLMKTNIEDTTMDVVVNTLSSDLNLGVGAVSNALLKAAGPHLQALLNQQATAPANIGAVIVTEGANLKNKEVFHAVAPHWNQGQGNEQKVLENIIDECLNQAEQRQRKSIVFSAIGTGNLGFPKPLVICSMLESALKFSSKRSTKNVQEVAFALHPKDAQTIQVFTDEFNKKFMIQSASTNNPTQQQSPGPFSKVTSKSGIYETIVGGVTLQVLCGEITAEKTDVIVNSTTKEFTLKAGVSKAILDKAGPNVEAECLQLGSQPNKGLIMTQAGNLQCKKIIHIAAQSNAAHILKRVKRALEKCAKEKFTSISFPAIGTGQAGLFPGQVADCMMDAVVEMVGQNPQSSLKLIRIVIFQAPMLNDFYKSMQNREYTVIQQKDTIYSKIKTYVSTFTSFFTGTWEKEIKQHGGKDIVIEGIKVDPACFSICGPTPTAVDKTKEFLEEMISQDQAFQKITDTAILSFSDKDQQRIQDMQSTLGVSIRLEYKVQKDSESSPGEATLIVEGLTRDVLIAFQEIQDMLKSAKDEQILKKDIEHASELVEWQYEQGGQYKSFDQRMNFELEKTLDRGAADVKISFQGQDYQIKLPEGPAISTTGGNQMNIRRIDKLKATESIPQHWGAMNPTQLFAIFALKAGDAEYNDVLVLFQATCANHNVLKIERIQNPGMWKNYQNNKSVMEQKNGHQNNERRLFHGTSEQTMSHINQRGFNRSYAGKNATAYGNGTYFALNANYSASNTYSVPNAQGHKYMYFCRVLTGDYTQGRAGMIIPPPKNNTADLYDTVVENTVAPTIFVVFRDDQAYPEYLITFT; encoded by the exons ATGGCCGACGAGTTTCCATATGCGCTCTGTGTGGAGGGCCAGTGGGACCCCAAAACTcccaaaataaagaataaactgACCATCTACTTCCAAAGTAAGAAATCGGACGGAGGAGACTGTGGGGTTGACAGTGACGATACTGACGGACGAAGAGCAACTGTACGATTCAGAGAAGTGGAAG TGAGACAGCGAGTTCTGCTGAAAAACACGCATGAGTTAAAGATCGGTCAACAAACTTTTACCATGACTGTGGGACTTCCGCCATCAGAAGCCTCAAAACCTGAC GAATCGGCGTCTTCGGCCAGCAAACTTTCATCAG AACCAATCCAACACTCTGTGGGTTTGGAAATTACCAAAAGGAAGGCAGAACCGTGTTCAGTGCAGCAGTCTTCAACACTAGACCTCAAAAAGCCAAGGCTTTTGg GTGAACTGAAGAGCGAAGCCCTAAAGGAGGCTGAGCCAATTGAGGAGGAAGAAGAAACCACCTGTAGACAAGCTGTAATTGAAAACGTACAAAATGTTTCTCAAGATTTTCTTGTAATGTTGGTGGAAAATGTGCTCAAGGGAAGTACTGCCGAGTCAAAAGACTTCAGTATTGAAGTAATACCAGAGAGCAACTGTGCAGTAGTGACATTGTCCAGCAACAAGG atctACAAAACTTCATTATGTCCGGCTCAGGCAATACAatcatgaaaaagaaaaacatgaatgtCCGATTACTTGAGATGACATCAAAGGTGAAAGCCGAAGGTTTACCTCCCAGTACAGTTTCTGAAATCCTTCCGCTATATTTTGAAAGATTCGGGGAAGTAGAGGATGACGTGGTTATGTTTGAAAACGATCAATCAGCAATAATCACTTTTAAAGATCCCAAAG ATGTTTGTAAGGTCATCAATGTGCAACATAATCTTAAAAAGCAGCCCTTCAGAGTACTGCCATACTATGAAACTTTGCAAACAGCTCTTTATGGTAAAAACAGACCCTGCCTGAGACTTCCAGAGGAATTTACTGAAAACATAGATCCGACTTTATGGCATCACTTAAACAAGAGCCAAAAATCCCTGGATGTGATCACCCGAGCTATGTCCACTTCTTTTTGCAAGATGGATTTAAGTTCGCCAGCAGTCAGCATCACCCCTTTGCCTTCCCTTCTTCAGCAAGGCGGGCAAACAAGAAAACTCATCCAGACTTGGCGAGAAAACACCTCCACCGTGTTCTCAGCATCAATGTCTAACTTCAAATCCTTTGAGCTCGACATTCAAAAAGACGCATGGAGTGAAATAGAACCTGAAATTAAGAAAGCAGTAGCAGCGGCACCAGTCACACTCGTTCCCGAAGTACATCAGGGGTCAATGGCTGTAGTCGGCTTGAAAGAAGATGTGACCAGAATTGAGACCGTTCTTGAAGACATTGTTGAGACAGTCACTAAAAGAATCCAAAGGGAGAAGGGAAGTGTGACAGAAGACATCGATATGTCTCCATCTATTCACAAGATTGTTTTCTGTGATGATGTGAAGCAGAAATTTTGTAACACATTTCCAGAACTGGAGATAAAATACCTGGCGCACAATCAAAAGATAACTCTCTACGGCCTAAAAACTGAAGTGCtggaaacaaaaaataaaatactagaGGATTTTGTTAGTTTAATCCGAAAACCAGTGGAACTACATCAGTCTCTTTTAGACTTTCTCCATAACAAGGACCTTGAGGAAATGAGCACAGCTTTGTTTTTTACCAAAAGGATCAATGTAGCATTGGAAGTTAAAGACGAGAGAGCCGTGCTTATTGGCAAAACAGACATGGCTTTGAAGGACGGTGAGAAACAACTGAAAACACAGCTGGGTTACCTGAGCTTTGATGTGGAAGATGCTGGTGTTTTGAGAAGATCAGATTGGCAAGACATCGTCtctaacattaaaaacacagaatCAAGAGTCACAATACAGACGACTGTCAACCAAGTGCTCATTTCTGGCTTTGCCCCGTTCATCAAAGACGTTGAAAAACAGTTACGTGATTTTGTTCAGGAAAACTCTTGCATTGAGAAAAGCCTAAAGGCTCACAAGACCGTGATCACGTTCATACAGGATCATCAAACGCAAGACTGGTTTGAGGAGGTGAAAGGGAAAGTCAATGTGCAATTCAAAGATGAAAACATAGTGATCAGTGGGCCGAGATTTCATGTCTCTCACTATGTGCCAATGTTTGAGAAGCTGCTCACATCTACACACCACTGCATCATGAAAATAGCCAAACCGGGAGCGAAGAAGTTCTTCAAAGAAAAAGAGTCCATGTATGTTCCATTAGCCAAGACGAAAACGGGTTGTCTGGTGCAGTTAATAGATGAGGACGATCACCACGGTCCAGTCAAATCAGCCATAAAGCATGTTTATCAATTTAAAACACCGGAGGGTGTGGAAATCACAGTTAACAAAGCGGACATGTGTACATTTCAAGCGGACGCGGTAGTCAGCGCCAGCAACGAGGCTCTCGTCCTGGATGGAGGATTATCAAAGGCGCTTTCTAATGCTGATGCTAATCTTCAGGATGCCTGCAAGCAGTATGTCACAAAGAGGAAGGTGACAGTTGGCGACGCTGTCGTCTTGGACGCTGGAGGACACCTGAGATGCAAACACGTCATCTTTGCGTTAGCACCGCAGTACAGCCCTGCCAAACACCATGAGGCAGTGGGTCTTCTGAAGAAAACGGTTAAGAAGAGTTTGAATCGGGCCGATCAGGAAAACTGCCAGTCTGTGGCGATCACAGCCATCGGCTCTGGCGGGTTTCAGTTTCCTCCAGACCTTTGCGCAGACACCATTGTGAAATCGATTAAAGAGTTCTGCGAATTTGTTGGGGACAGCGTTCTGAGGACCATACACCTGGTTGACAATAATGATGTAACAGTTCAAGCTTTTGAGGCTGCTGCCAAGAAAATCTATGGAGTCAGTGCAGTTGGTCTGGGGGCAACGGGGGGCAGTTCAAGCAGCCAACAGCAAAGCCAAGCCAAAGCAAGTTCTTCTCAAAGTCAAGTCCACAGTACTGCACCCTCTCAAGGGGCATCGCAGAGTGTTCAAACAAAAGAAGGTTTAACCATCAGCCTTATGAAAACCAACATTGAGGACACAACT ATGGATGTTGTTGTGAACACTCTCAGCAGCGACTTGAATCTAGGTGTAGGAGCTGTTTCAAATGCTCTTCTGAAAGCTGCTGGTCCACACCTTCAGGCTCTGCTCAATCAGCAAGCCACAGCCCCAGCAAATATTGGAGCAGTCATTGTAACAGAAGGTGCAAACCTAAAGAACAAAGAGGTGTTTCATGCAGTTGCACCGCACTGGAATCAGGGACAAGGCAATGAGCAGAAG GTGCTGGAAAACATCATTGATGAATGTTTGAATCAGGCAGAGCAGCGTCAACGGAAATCTATCGTATTCTCTGCTATCGGTACAGGAAATCTGGGATTTCCAAAACCACTGGTGATCTGCTCAATGCTGGAATCAGCTCTTAAGTTTAGCAGTAAAAGAAGTACAAAGAACGTGCAGGAAGTAGCATTTGCTCTTCACCCCAAAGATGCACAAACCATCCAG GTATTTACAGATGAGTTCAACAAGAAGTTTATGATCCAGTCTGCCTCAACCAATAATCCCACACAACAGCAGAGCCCAG GCCCCTTCTCGAAGGTCACAAGCAAATCTGGAATTTATGAGACTATAGTGGGAGGAGTAACACTtcaggttctttgtggtgaaatcACTGCTGAGAAAACCGATGTCATTGTGAACTCCACCACTAAAGAGTTTACACTGAAAGCAG GTGTCTCAAAGGCTATTTTGGATAAAGCTGGTCCAAACGTAGAAGCAGAGTGTCTGCAACTTG GATCCCAACCCAACAAAGGACTGATAATGACACAAGCAGGAAATTTACAGTGCAAAAAGATCATTCACATTGCAGCACAAAGCAATGCTGCTCATATCCTAAAACGGGTTAAAAGGGCTCTGGAAAAATGTgcaaaggaaaagttcacctccATTTCATTTCCGGCTATTGGTACAG GACAAGCAGGGCTATTTCCAGGTCAAGTAGCAGATTGCATGATGGATGCTGTGGTGGAAATGGTAGGACAGAATCCTCAGTCTTCTCTCAAGTTGATCCGAATAGTCATCTTCCAGGCGCCCATGCTCAATGACTTCTACAAGAGCATGCAGAATCGAGAATACACTGTCATCCAACAGAAGGACACTATTTACTCAAAAATTAAAA CATATGTTTCTACTTTCACATCATTCTTTACCGGAACTTGGGAGAAAGAAATCAAACAACATGGCGGTAAAGACATTGTCATTGAAGGCATTAAAGTTGATCCAGCCTGTTTTTCTATCTGTGGCCCGACACCAACAGCGGTGGACAAAACAAAGGAGTTCCTAGAAGAAATGATCTCACAGGACCAAgcattccagaaaatcactgacACAGCAATTCTGAGCTTTTCAGACAAAGACCAACAGCGAATCCAAGATATGCAAAGCACGTTAGGTGTATCTATAAGGCTGGAATACAAAGTCCAAAAAGATTCAGAGAGTTCCCCAGGAGAAGCCACACTCATAGTAGAAGGTCTCACTCGAGATGTCCTAATAGCCTTTCAGGAAATCCAAGACATGCTCAAAAGCGCGAAAGACGAGCAGATACTGAAGAAAGACATTGAACATGCGAGCGAGCTTGTGGAATGGCAGTATGAACAGGGAGGCCAATATAAGAGTTTTGATCAACGTATGAACTTTGAGTTGGAAAAGACCCTGGATAGAGGAGCTGCAGACGTCAAAATCTCTTTCCAAGGCCAGGATTACCAGATCAAACTGCCTGAAGGTCCTGCAATCAGTACCACCGGTGGCAACCAGATGAACATCAGACGCATTGACAAACTGAAAG CAACTGAAAGCATTCCACAGCATTGGGGTGCCATGAATCCTACACAGTTGTTCGCAATATTCGCATTGAAAGCAGGAGATGCTGAATACAATGATGTCTTGGTACTCTTCCAGGCCACTTGTGCTAACCACAATGTTTTGAAg ATTGAACGAATCCAGAATCCTGGCATGTGGAAGAACTACCAGAATAACAAAAGTGTCATGGAGCAAAAGAACGGTCATCAAAACAATGAGAGAAGACTGTTTCACGGAACCAGTGAACAGACTATGAGTCACATCAATCAGAGGGGATTTAATCGCAGCTATGCAGGAAAAAATG CTACAGCATATGGAAATGGAACTTACTTTGCCCTTAACGCCAACTATTCTGCTAGCAACACATACTCGGTGCCTAATGCTCAGGGACACAAGTACATGTACTTCTGCAGAGTGCTTACTGGAGACTACACTCAAGGACGTGCAGGAATGATTATCCCTCCTCCAAAAAACAACACTGCTGATCTGTATGACACAGTCGTCGAGAACACCGTCGCTCCGACCATTTTTGTGGTATTCAGGGATGATCAGGCTTACCCAGAATATTTAATAACTTTCACTTAG
- the parp14rs1 gene encoding poly(ADP-ribose) polymerase family member 14-related sequence 1 isoform X2, with protein sequence MADEFPYALCVEGQWDPKTPKIKNKLTIYFQSKKSDGGDCGVDSDDTDGRRATVRFREVEVRQRVLLKNTHELKIGQQTFTMTVGLPPSEASKPDESASSASKLSSGELKSEALKEAEPIEEEEETTCRQAVIENVQNVSQDFLVMLVENVLKGSTAESKDFSIEVIPESNCAVVTLSSNKDLQNFIMSGSGNTIMKKKNMNVRLLEMTSKVKAEGLPPSTVSEILPLYFERFGEVEDDVVMFENDQSAIITFKDPKDVCKVINVQHNLKKQPFRVLPYYETLQTALYGKNRPCLRLPEEFTENIDPTLWHHLNKSQKSLDVITRAMSTSFCKMDLSSPAVSITPLPSLLQQGGQTRKLIQTWRENTSTVFSASMSNFKSFELDIQKDAWSEIEPEIKKAVAAAPVTLVPEVHQGSMAVVGLKEDVTRIETVLEDIVETVTKRIQREKGSVTEDIDMSPSIHKIVFCDDVKQKFCNTFPELEIKYLAHNQKITLYGLKTEVLETKNKILEDFVSLIRKPVELHQSLLDFLHNKDLEEMSTALFFTKRINVALEVKDERAVLIGKTDMALKDGEKQLKTQLGYLSFDVEDAGVLRRSDWQDIVSNIKNTESRVTIQTTVNQVLISGFAPFIKDVEKQLRDFVQENSCIEKSLKAHKTVITFIQDHQTQDWFEEVKGKVNVQFKDENIVISGPRFHVSHYVPMFEKLLTSTHHCIMKIAKPGAKKFFKEKESMYVPLAKTKTGCLVQLIDEDDHHGPVKSAIKHVYQFKTPEGVEITVNKADMCTFQADAVVSASNEALVLDGGLSKALSNADANLQDACKQYVTKRKVTVGDAVVLDAGGHLRCKHVIFALAPQYSPAKHHEAVGLLKKTVKKSLNRADQENCQSVAITAIGSGGFQFPPDLCADTIVKSIKEFCEFVGDSVLRTIHLVDNNDVTVQAFEAAAKKIYGVSAVGLGATGGSSSSQQQSQAKASSSQSQVHSTAPSQGASQSVQTKEGLTISLMKTNIEDTTMDVVVNTLSSDLNLGVGAVSNALLKAAGPHLQALLNQQATAPANIGAVIVTEGANLKNKEVFHAVAPHWNQGQGNEQKVLENIIDECLNQAEQRQRKSIVFSAIGTGNLGFPKPLVICSMLESALKFSSKRSTKNVQEVAFALHPKDAQTIQVFTDEFNKKFMIQSASTNNPTQQQSPGPFSKVTSKSGIYETIVGGVTLQVLCGEITAEKTDVIVNSTTKEFTLKAGVSKAILDKAGPNVEAECLQLGSQPNKGLIMTQAGNLQCKKIIHIAAQSNAAHILKRVKRALEKCAKEKFTSISFPAIGTGQAGLFPGQVADCMMDAVVEMVGQNPQSSLKLIRIVIFQAPMLNDFYKSMQNREYTVIQQKDTIYSKIKTYVSTFTSFFTGTWEKEIKQHGGKDIVIEGIKVDPACFSICGPTPTAVDKTKEFLEEMISQDQAFQKITDTAILSFSDKDQQRIQDMQSTLGVSIRLEYKVQKDSESSPGEATLIVEGLTRDVLIAFQEIQDMLKSAKDEQILKKDIEHASELVEWQYEQGGQYKSFDQRMNFELEKTLDRGAADVKISFQGQDYQIKLPEGPAISTTGGNQMNIRRIDKLKATESIPQHWGAMNPTQLFAIFALKAGDAEYNDVLVLFQATCANHNVLKIERIQNPGMWKNYQNNKSVMEQKNGHQNNERRLFHGTSEQTMSHINQRGFNRSYAGKNATAYGNGTYFALNANYSASNTYSVPNAQGHKYMYFCRVLTGDYTQGRAGMIIPPPKNNTADLYDTVVENTVAPTIFVVFRDDQAYPEYLITFT encoded by the exons ATGGCCGACGAGTTTCCATATGCGCTCTGTGTGGAGGGCCAGTGGGACCCCAAAACTcccaaaataaagaataaactgACCATCTACTTCCAAAGTAAGAAATCGGACGGAGGAGACTGTGGGGTTGACAGTGACGATACTGACGGACGAAGAGCAACTGTACGATTCAGAGAAGTGGAAG TGAGACAGCGAGTTCTGCTGAAAAACACGCATGAGTTAAAGATCGGTCAACAAACTTTTACCATGACTGTGGGACTTCCGCCATCAGAAGCCTCAAAACCTGAC GAATCGGCGTCTTCGGCCAGCAAACTTTCATCAG GTGAACTGAAGAGCGAAGCCCTAAAGGAGGCTGAGCCAATTGAGGAGGAAGAAGAAACCACCTGTAGACAAGCTGTAATTGAAAACGTACAAAATGTTTCTCAAGATTTTCTTGTAATGTTGGTGGAAAATGTGCTCAAGGGAAGTACTGCCGAGTCAAAAGACTTCAGTATTGAAGTAATACCAGAGAGCAACTGTGCAGTAGTGACATTGTCCAGCAACAAGG atctACAAAACTTCATTATGTCCGGCTCAGGCAATACAatcatgaaaaagaaaaacatgaatgtCCGATTACTTGAGATGACATCAAAGGTGAAAGCCGAAGGTTTACCTCCCAGTACAGTTTCTGAAATCCTTCCGCTATATTTTGAAAGATTCGGGGAAGTAGAGGATGACGTGGTTATGTTTGAAAACGATCAATCAGCAATAATCACTTTTAAAGATCCCAAAG ATGTTTGTAAGGTCATCAATGTGCAACATAATCTTAAAAAGCAGCCCTTCAGAGTACTGCCATACTATGAAACTTTGCAAACAGCTCTTTATGGTAAAAACAGACCCTGCCTGAGACTTCCAGAGGAATTTACTGAAAACATAGATCCGACTTTATGGCATCACTTAAACAAGAGCCAAAAATCCCTGGATGTGATCACCCGAGCTATGTCCACTTCTTTTTGCAAGATGGATTTAAGTTCGCCAGCAGTCAGCATCACCCCTTTGCCTTCCCTTCTTCAGCAAGGCGGGCAAACAAGAAAACTCATCCAGACTTGGCGAGAAAACACCTCCACCGTGTTCTCAGCATCAATGTCTAACTTCAAATCCTTTGAGCTCGACATTCAAAAAGACGCATGGAGTGAAATAGAACCTGAAATTAAGAAAGCAGTAGCAGCGGCACCAGTCACACTCGTTCCCGAAGTACATCAGGGGTCAATGGCTGTAGTCGGCTTGAAAGAAGATGTGACCAGAATTGAGACCGTTCTTGAAGACATTGTTGAGACAGTCACTAAAAGAATCCAAAGGGAGAAGGGAAGTGTGACAGAAGACATCGATATGTCTCCATCTATTCACAAGATTGTTTTCTGTGATGATGTGAAGCAGAAATTTTGTAACACATTTCCAGAACTGGAGATAAAATACCTGGCGCACAATCAAAAGATAACTCTCTACGGCCTAAAAACTGAAGTGCtggaaacaaaaaataaaatactagaGGATTTTGTTAGTTTAATCCGAAAACCAGTGGAACTACATCAGTCTCTTTTAGACTTTCTCCATAACAAGGACCTTGAGGAAATGAGCACAGCTTTGTTTTTTACCAAAAGGATCAATGTAGCATTGGAAGTTAAAGACGAGAGAGCCGTGCTTATTGGCAAAACAGACATGGCTTTGAAGGACGGTGAGAAACAACTGAAAACACAGCTGGGTTACCTGAGCTTTGATGTGGAAGATGCTGGTGTTTTGAGAAGATCAGATTGGCAAGACATCGTCtctaacattaaaaacacagaatCAAGAGTCACAATACAGACGACTGTCAACCAAGTGCTCATTTCTGGCTTTGCCCCGTTCATCAAAGACGTTGAAAAACAGTTACGTGATTTTGTTCAGGAAAACTCTTGCATTGAGAAAAGCCTAAAGGCTCACAAGACCGTGATCACGTTCATACAGGATCATCAAACGCAAGACTGGTTTGAGGAGGTGAAAGGGAAAGTCAATGTGCAATTCAAAGATGAAAACATAGTGATCAGTGGGCCGAGATTTCATGTCTCTCACTATGTGCCAATGTTTGAGAAGCTGCTCACATCTACACACCACTGCATCATGAAAATAGCCAAACCGGGAGCGAAGAAGTTCTTCAAAGAAAAAGAGTCCATGTATGTTCCATTAGCCAAGACGAAAACGGGTTGTCTGGTGCAGTTAATAGATGAGGACGATCACCACGGTCCAGTCAAATCAGCCATAAAGCATGTTTATCAATTTAAAACACCGGAGGGTGTGGAAATCACAGTTAACAAAGCGGACATGTGTACATTTCAAGCGGACGCGGTAGTCAGCGCCAGCAACGAGGCTCTCGTCCTGGATGGAGGATTATCAAAGGCGCTTTCTAATGCTGATGCTAATCTTCAGGATGCCTGCAAGCAGTATGTCACAAAGAGGAAGGTGACAGTTGGCGACGCTGTCGTCTTGGACGCTGGAGGACACCTGAGATGCAAACACGTCATCTTTGCGTTAGCACCGCAGTACAGCCCTGCCAAACACCATGAGGCAGTGGGTCTTCTGAAGAAAACGGTTAAGAAGAGTTTGAATCGGGCCGATCAGGAAAACTGCCAGTCTGTGGCGATCACAGCCATCGGCTCTGGCGGGTTTCAGTTTCCTCCAGACCTTTGCGCAGACACCATTGTGAAATCGATTAAAGAGTTCTGCGAATTTGTTGGGGACAGCGTTCTGAGGACCATACACCTGGTTGACAATAATGATGTAACAGTTCAAGCTTTTGAGGCTGCTGCCAAGAAAATCTATGGAGTCAGTGCAGTTGGTCTGGGGGCAACGGGGGGCAGTTCAAGCAGCCAACAGCAAAGCCAAGCCAAAGCAAGTTCTTCTCAAAGTCAAGTCCACAGTACTGCACCCTCTCAAGGGGCATCGCAGAGTGTTCAAACAAAAGAAGGTTTAACCATCAGCCTTATGAAAACCAACATTGAGGACACAACT ATGGATGTTGTTGTGAACACTCTCAGCAGCGACTTGAATCTAGGTGTAGGAGCTGTTTCAAATGCTCTTCTGAAAGCTGCTGGTCCACACCTTCAGGCTCTGCTCAATCAGCAAGCCACAGCCCCAGCAAATATTGGAGCAGTCATTGTAACAGAAGGTGCAAACCTAAAGAACAAAGAGGTGTTTCATGCAGTTGCACCGCACTGGAATCAGGGACAAGGCAATGAGCAGAAG GTGCTGGAAAACATCATTGATGAATGTTTGAATCAGGCAGAGCAGCGTCAACGGAAATCTATCGTATTCTCTGCTATCGGTACAGGAAATCTGGGATTTCCAAAACCACTGGTGATCTGCTCAATGCTGGAATCAGCTCTTAAGTTTAGCAGTAAAAGAAGTACAAAGAACGTGCAGGAAGTAGCATTTGCTCTTCACCCCAAAGATGCACAAACCATCCAG GTATTTACAGATGAGTTCAACAAGAAGTTTATGATCCAGTCTGCCTCAACCAATAATCCCACACAACAGCAGAGCCCAG GCCCCTTCTCGAAGGTCACAAGCAAATCTGGAATTTATGAGACTATAGTGGGAGGAGTAACACTtcaggttctttgtggtgaaatcACTGCTGAGAAAACCGATGTCATTGTGAACTCCACCACTAAAGAGTTTACACTGAAAGCAG GTGTCTCAAAGGCTATTTTGGATAAAGCTGGTCCAAACGTAGAAGCAGAGTGTCTGCAACTTG GATCCCAACCCAACAAAGGACTGATAATGACACAAGCAGGAAATTTACAGTGCAAAAAGATCATTCACATTGCAGCACAAAGCAATGCTGCTCATATCCTAAAACGGGTTAAAAGGGCTCTGGAAAAATGTgcaaaggaaaagttcacctccATTTCATTTCCGGCTATTGGTACAG GACAAGCAGGGCTATTTCCAGGTCAAGTAGCAGATTGCATGATGGATGCTGTGGTGGAAATGGTAGGACAGAATCCTCAGTCTTCTCTCAAGTTGATCCGAATAGTCATCTTCCAGGCGCCCATGCTCAATGACTTCTACAAGAGCATGCAGAATCGAGAATACACTGTCATCCAACAGAAGGACACTATTTACTCAAAAATTAAAA CATATGTTTCTACTTTCACATCATTCTTTACCGGAACTTGGGAGAAAGAAATCAAACAACATGGCGGTAAAGACATTGTCATTGAAGGCATTAAAGTTGATCCAGCCTGTTTTTCTATCTGTGGCCCGACACCAACAGCGGTGGACAAAACAAAGGAGTTCCTAGAAGAAATGATCTCACAGGACCAAgcattccagaaaatcactgacACAGCAATTCTGAGCTTTTCAGACAAAGACCAACAGCGAATCCAAGATATGCAAAGCACGTTAGGTGTATCTATAAGGCTGGAATACAAAGTCCAAAAAGATTCAGAGAGTTCCCCAGGAGAAGCCACACTCATAGTAGAAGGTCTCACTCGAGATGTCCTAATAGCCTTTCAGGAAATCCAAGACATGCTCAAAAGCGCGAAAGACGAGCAGATACTGAAGAAAGACATTGAACATGCGAGCGAGCTTGTGGAATGGCAGTATGAACAGGGAGGCCAATATAAGAGTTTTGATCAACGTATGAACTTTGAGTTGGAAAAGACCCTGGATAGAGGAGCTGCAGACGTCAAAATCTCTTTCCAAGGCCAGGATTACCAGATCAAACTGCCTGAAGGTCCTGCAATCAGTACCACCGGTGGCAACCAGATGAACATCAGACGCATTGACAAACTGAAAG CAACTGAAAGCATTCCACAGCATTGGGGTGCCATGAATCCTACACAGTTGTTCGCAATATTCGCATTGAAAGCAGGAGATGCTGAATACAATGATGTCTTGGTACTCTTCCAGGCCACTTGTGCTAACCACAATGTTTTGAAg ATTGAACGAATCCAGAATCCTGGCATGTGGAAGAACTACCAGAATAACAAAAGTGTCATGGAGCAAAAGAACGGTCATCAAAACAATGAGAGAAGACTGTTTCACGGAACCAGTGAACAGACTATGAGTCACATCAATCAGAGGGGATTTAATCGCAGCTATGCAGGAAAAAATG CTACAGCATATGGAAATGGAACTTACTTTGCCCTTAACGCCAACTATTCTGCTAGCAACACATACTCGGTGCCTAATGCTCAGGGACACAAGTACATGTACTTCTGCAGAGTGCTTACTGGAGACTACACTCAAGGACGTGCAGGAATGATTATCCCTCCTCCAAAAAACAACACTGCTGATCTGTATGACACAGTCGTCGAGAACACCGTCGCTCCGACCATTTTTGTGGTATTCAGGGATGATCAGGCTTACCCAGAATATTTAATAACTTTCACTTAG